Proteins from one Primulina huaijiensis isolate GDHJ02 chromosome 18, ASM1229523v2, whole genome shotgun sequence genomic window:
- the LOC140965185 gene encoding uncharacterized protein isoform X1: MPSGSKKRKAARKKKENQSLSNHSNGDDDVKQQDDKDSDVGELSSPTSHDHNSHQNNLLTEGDEEQNEKGDNISHTPSEEVLKIKDSEEPSIVEDDVVPVYREFEIEDKSSKKADGSSSGSSSSSSSRNSSRSNSDDESHRIKKGEAAIDITPVVELESGDGSLSGVPAENIVNAEIDDGVDSVVENFPAEELKNISTLGDKLETDISIAPYISEPTESEEERPGFVEDNGISTVFVDAPVKRKDESIETIVIPVPKKCVTQETHDRVAADVGVELEKDSGVTEVLFVLVLAPAPHPVQTATWKSCCGLFDVFARCGR, from the exons ATGCCTTCTGGTTCTAAGAAGCGAAAAGCTGCCAggaaaaagaaggaaaatcaGTCTCTTTCTAATCACTCTAATG GGGATGATGACGTCAAGCAGCAAGATGATAAAGACAGTGATGTTGGGGAGCTGAGCTCTCCCACCTCACACGACCACAATAGCCACCAAAACAACCTTTTGACGGAGGGGGACGAAGAACAAAACGAGAAGGGAGATAACATTTCACATACTCCCTCGGAAGAAGTATTGAAAATTAAGGATAGTGAAGAGCCTAGTATTGTGGAGGACGATGTTGTTCCAGTTTACAGGGAATTCGAGATTGAGGATAAATCTAGTAAAAAAGCTGATGGAAGTTCGTCTGGGAGCTCCAGTAGTTCCAGTAGTAGAAATAGTAGCCGTAGCAATTCAGATGACGAGTCTCATCGTATCAAGAAAGGTGAAGCTGCAATAGATATTACTCCGGTTGTCGAGTTGGAAAGTGGGGATGGATCTTTGTCTGGAGTGCCAGCTGAGAATATAGTCAATGCTGAGATTGATGATGGAGTTGATTCGGTTGTGGAAAACTTCCCGGCTGAGGAATTAAAGAACATTTCAACCTTGGGCGACAAATTAGAGACAGATATATCCATCGCTCCGTATATATCAGAACCCACGGAATCCGAGGAGGAAAGACCGGGTTTTGTTGAAGACAATGGCATTTCAACGGTTTTCGTGGATGCGCCAGTGAAGAGGAAGGACGAATCTATTGAGACTATTGTTATCCCAGTTCCTAAGAAATGTGTAACCCAGGAAACTCATGATAGAGTAGCTGCTGACGTTGGAGTTGAACTTGAGAAAGATTCTGGAGTTACCGAGGTACTGTTT GTGTTGGTGCTGGCTCCTGCTCCGCATCCAGTGCAGACAGCAACATGGAAGAGTTGTTGTGGACTGTTTGATGTGTTTGCAAGGTGTGGGAGATAA
- the LOC140965185 gene encoding uncharacterized protein isoform X2: MPSGSKKRKAARKKKENQSLSNHSNGDDDVKQQDDKDSDVGELSSPTSHDHNSHQNNLLTEGDEEQNEKGDNISHTPSEEVLKIKDSEEPSIVEDDVVPVYREFEIEDKSSKKADGSSSGSSSSSSSRNSSRSNSDDESHRIKKGEAAIDITPVVELESGDGSLSGVPAENIVNAEIDDGVDSVVENFPAEELKNISTLGDKLETDISIAPYISEPTESEEERPGFVEDNGISTVFVDAPVKRKDESIETIVIPVPKKCVTQETHDRVAADVGVELEKDSGVTEVLVLAPAPHPVQTATWKSCCGLFDVFARCGR, from the exons ATGCCTTCTGGTTCTAAGAAGCGAAAAGCTGCCAggaaaaagaaggaaaatcaGTCTCTTTCTAATCACTCTAATG GGGATGATGACGTCAAGCAGCAAGATGATAAAGACAGTGATGTTGGGGAGCTGAGCTCTCCCACCTCACACGACCACAATAGCCACCAAAACAACCTTTTGACGGAGGGGGACGAAGAACAAAACGAGAAGGGAGATAACATTTCACATACTCCCTCGGAAGAAGTATTGAAAATTAAGGATAGTGAAGAGCCTAGTATTGTGGAGGACGATGTTGTTCCAGTTTACAGGGAATTCGAGATTGAGGATAAATCTAGTAAAAAAGCTGATGGAAGTTCGTCTGGGAGCTCCAGTAGTTCCAGTAGTAGAAATAGTAGCCGTAGCAATTCAGATGACGAGTCTCATCGTATCAAGAAAGGTGAAGCTGCAATAGATATTACTCCGGTTGTCGAGTTGGAAAGTGGGGATGGATCTTTGTCTGGAGTGCCAGCTGAGAATATAGTCAATGCTGAGATTGATGATGGAGTTGATTCGGTTGTGGAAAACTTCCCGGCTGAGGAATTAAAGAACATTTCAACCTTGGGCGACAAATTAGAGACAGATATATCCATCGCTCCGTATATATCAGAACCCACGGAATCCGAGGAGGAAAGACCGGGTTTTGTTGAAGACAATGGCATTTCAACGGTTTTCGTGGATGCGCCAGTGAAGAGGAAGGACGAATCTATTGAGACTATTGTTATCCCAGTTCCTAAGAAATGTGTAACCCAGGAAACTCATGATAGAGTAGCTGCTGACGTTGGAGTTGAACTTGAGAAAGATTCTGGAGTTACCGAG GTGTTGGTGCTGGCTCCTGCTCCGCATCCAGTGCAGACAGCAACATGGAAGAGTTGTTGTGGACTGTTTGATGTGTTTGCAAGGTGTGGGAGATAA
- the LOC140964957 gene encoding oxoglutarate-dependent flavonoid 7-O-demethylase 1-like, with protein sequence MESKLAKLGGSLTVPYVQELAKEISTTIPERYIRFDENESISSNISFSSEIPVIDMNELDGDSKVELGKLHVACQEWGFFQLINHGVDSQLVQNMKLEILKFFSLPIEEKKRFYQEEGDVQGYGQVFVVSEEQKLDWGDMFYAVTLPTYLRANHLIPQFPHKFRDAIEAYSAAMKILAMKILYLMAKDMEMKEEDMKILFEEGMQAMRMNYYPPCPQPELVTGLSPHSDTIGLTILSQVNEVEGLQVKKDGVWIPVFPLPDAFVINVGDILEIVTNGAYRSIEHRAVVNTEQERLTMVTFLSPKLGGDLGPAPSLITPENPAKFKRIGVSDYFKGLLTRELAGKSYLDTMRI encoded by the exons ATGGAATCTAAGCTCGCGAAATTGGGAGGTTCACTCACGGTGCCTTATGTGCAAGAACTGGCCAAGGAGATATCGACCACCATTCCGGAAAGATATATCCGTTTCGACGAGAATGAATCGATTTCATCTAATATTTCTTTCTCGTCTGAAATTCCAGTTATTGATATGAACGAGTTGGACGGAGATTCAAAGGTGGAGCTTGGTAAGCTGCATGTTGCATGCCAAGAATGGGGTTTCTTTCAG TTGATCAATCATGGAGTTGACTCTCAACTTGTGCAAAACATGAAATTAGAAATCCTAAAATTTTTCAGTCTGCCtattgaagaaaagaaaaggtttTATCAAGAAGAGGGAGACGTACAAGGTTATGGGCAAGTCTTTGTTGTATCAGAAGAACAAAAGCTTGACTGGGGGGACATGTTCTATGCCGTCACCTTACCAACATATTTGAGAGCGAATCACTTGATTCCACAGTTTCCACACAAATTCAG GGATGCCATAGAAGCATATTCAGCAGCAATGAAAATCCTAGCAATGAAGATTCTCTATCTGATGGCAAAAGATATGGAAATGAAAGAAGAAGACATGAAAATTCTGTTTGAAGAGGGTATGCAGGCTATGAGGATGAACTACTATCCTCCATGTCCACAACCGGAGCTCGTCACTGGTCTCAGCCCTCACTCCGACACGATTGGCCTGACAATTCTTTCCCAAGTCAATGAAGTTGAAGGCCTACAGGTCAAGAAAGATGGGGTTTGGATCCCTGTTTTTCCGCTTCCGGATGCGTTTGTCATCAACGTTGGAGACATTTTGGAG ATTGTGACGAACGGTGCATACCGGAGCATCGAGCATCGAGCAGTTGTGAACACCGAGCAAGAGAGGCTGACCATGGTCACATTTCTGAGCCCCAAATTGGGTGGTGATTTAGGTCCAGCTCCTAGCCTTATTACCCCAGAAAATCCCGCAAAATTCAAGAGAATCGGCGTTTCTGATTATTTCAAGGGACTGTTGACTCGGGAGCTTGCCGGGAAATCATACTTGGACACCATGAGAATTTGA
- the LOC140964850 gene encoding oxoglutarate-dependent flavonoid 7-O-demethylase 1-like encodes MDSELQKLGGSLKVASVQELAKEISTTIPKQYVRFDEKESILSNVSFSNEIPVIDMQKLEGDSMVELDKMHNACREWGFFQLINHGVSSKVVENMKLGMQEFFLLPMEEKKRFSQEEGDVQGYGQVFVIKEDQKLDWGDMFYLVTLPKYLRKKRLIPEFPHKLRDAIDAYAEEIYILAKKILYLVTGPLKMKEEDMKVLFEEGLQAMRMNYYPPCPQPELVTGLSPHSDYIGLGILSQVNDVEGLQVKKDGVWIPVAILPDAFVINVGDILEMVTNGAYESIEHRAVVNTEQERLSLVTFMSPKLEGDFGPAPSLVTPHTPAKFKRIGLADYIKGLLSRELDGKSYLDTLRV; translated from the exons ATGGATTCTGAGCTCCAGAAACTCGGAGGTTCACTTAAGGTGGCTAGTGTGCAAGAACTGGCCAAGGAGATATCGACCACCATCCCGAAACAATATGTTCGTTTCGACGAAAAGGAGTCGATTTTATCTAATGTTTCTTTCTCGAATGAGATTCCAGTTATTGATATGCAGAAGTTGGAAGGAGATTCAATGGTGGAGCTTGATAAGATGCATAATGCATGCAGAGAATGGGGTTTCTTTCAG TTGATCAACCATGGAGTGAGCTCTAAAGTGGTGGAAAACATGAAATTGGGAATGCAAGAATTTTTCCTTCTGCCTATGGAAGAAAAGAAGAGGTTCAGTCAAGAAGAAGGAGACGTACAAGGTTACGGGCAAGTCTTTGTTATTAAAGAAGACCAGAAGCTTGACTGGGGGGACATGTTCTACCTCGTCACCTTGCCAAAATATTTGCGAAAGAAGCGCTTGATTCCAGAGTTTCCACACAAACTCAG GGATGCAATTGATGCTTATGCGGAAGAAATATATATCCTAGCCAAGAAGATTCTTTACCTGGTGACAGGACCTCTGAAGATGAAAGAAGAAGACATGAAAGTGCTATTTGAAGAGGGTTTGCAGGCTATGAGGATGAACTACTATCCTCCATGTCCACAGCCGGAGCTCGTCACCGGCCTAAGCCCTCACTCCGACTACATTGGCCTGGGAATTCTTTCCCAAGTCAATGATGTTGAAGGCCTACAGGTTAAGAAAGATGGGGTTTGGATCCCCGTTGCTATTCTTCCTGATGCATTTGTTATCAATGTCGGAGACATTTTGGAG ATGGTGACGAATGGTGCATACGAGAGCATCGAGCATCGAGCAGTAGTGAACACCGAACAAGAGAGACTGTCCTTGGTCACATTCATGAGCCCAAAACTGGAAGGCGATTTCGGTCCAGCTCCAAGCCTTGTTACCCCACATACTCCCGCAAAATTCAAGAGAATTGGCCTTGCTGATTATATCAAGGGACTGTTATCTCGGGAGCTTGATGGGAAATCATACTTGGACACCTTAAGAGTTTAA